Proteins from a single region of Dyadobacter fanqingshengii:
- a CDS encoding FtsB family cell division protein yields MKKGSFWSFQTLKNFYIATFLAWFVWILFLDNNNMRIVISNRMKMKELEHEKGILLGKIKEVKKERNEVFGNPKMLEKWARENFMMRKPNEEVYVIVDEKNQPVEGKKSE; encoded by the coding sequence ATGAAAAAAGGATCATTCTGGTCTTTCCAGACGCTTAAAAATTTCTACATCGCCACATTCCTGGCTTGGTTTGTCTGGATCCTGTTTCTTGATAATAACAACATGCGAATCGTCATCTCTAACCGGATGAAAATGAAAGAGCTGGAACATGAAAAGGGAATTTTGTTGGGAAAGATCAAGGAAGTTAAGAAAGAGCGGAATGAGGTTTTTGGAAATCCAAAAATGCTCGAAAAATGGGCTCGCGAGAATTTCATGATGCGGAAGCCCAATGAGGAAGTATATGTAATCGTTGACGAGAAAAATCAACCGGTCGAAGGCAAGAAAAGCGAATGA
- a CDS encoding nucleoside-diphosphate kinase, with protein MPTNRTFTMIKPDAVQDGNSGAIIKMIEEAGFRIVALKKTQLTPERAGEFYAVHKERPFYNDLCKYMSSGPIVPMILEKDNAVTDFRTLIGATNPANADEGTIRKLFAKSIEANAIHGSDSDENAEIEGSFFFAHIEQF; from the coding sequence ATGCCAACGAATAGAACATTCACAATGATTAAGCCGGATGCCGTTCAGGATGGCAATTCGGGAGCAATTATCAAAATGATCGAGGAGGCCGGGTTCCGGATTGTAGCCTTGAAAAAAACGCAGCTTACCCCGGAACGCGCCGGAGAATTTTATGCAGTGCATAAAGAGCGCCCTTTCTACAATGATTTATGTAAATATATGTCTTCCGGCCCGATCGTTCCGATGATTCTGGAGAAGGACAACGCAGTTACAGATTTCCGTACGCTGATTGGTGCTACTAACCCTGCAAATGCGGACGAAGGCACAATCCGTAAATTATTTGCAAAATCCATTGAGGCCAACGCAATCCACGGTTCGGATTCTGACGAAAACGCTGAAATAGAAGGAAGCTTCTTCTTTGCCCATATCGAGCAATTCTAA
- a CDS encoding polyphosphate kinase 2 family protein: MPDFNSDEYRVDGTQKFQIKKAKTRFKDIYKDKEEYETMQAESAKELDVLQSMMYAHNRYGLLVIFQAMDAAGKDGTIKHVLAGVNPVGVKIHSFKRPTETELEHDYLWRSNLVLPQRGTITIFNRSYYEEVLVAKVNPEIVTSSQRLPAELTADMDKLWKHRYSDIRNLEKYLYRNGIRVIKFFLNVSKEEQASRLIERIEDPSKNWKFEEQDVKVRGQWDEYMQAYEDCINNTATKKAPWYVMPADDKKNLRLTVSKIIVEELKKMDMAYPESGPERSEELHHFIDVINAQNSAG; the protein is encoded by the coding sequence ATGCCGGATTTCAATTCAGACGAATATCGCGTTGATGGAACGCAGAAATTTCAGATCAAAAAGGCGAAAACGCGCTTCAAGGATATTTATAAGGATAAAGAAGAATATGAAACAATGCAAGCTGAATCAGCGAAAGAGCTGGATGTGCTGCAAAGCATGATGTATGCCCACAATCGATATGGGTTACTGGTCATTTTTCAAGCTATGGATGCAGCAGGTAAAGACGGGACGATCAAACACGTGCTCGCAGGCGTGAATCCGGTAGGAGTGAAAATACATTCATTTAAAAGGCCTACCGAAACTGAACTCGAACACGATTATCTATGGCGGAGTAATCTGGTGCTTCCGCAGCGCGGGACGATTACGATCTTTAATCGCAGCTATTACGAGGAAGTTCTTGTTGCCAAAGTGAATCCAGAAATCGTAACGAGCTCTCAGCGATTACCGGCTGAACTTACCGCAGACATGGATAAGTTATGGAAACACAGATATTCCGATATCAGAAATCTTGAAAAATATCTTTACAGAAACGGCATCCGGGTGATTAAATTTTTCCTGAATGTGTCGAAAGAAGAACAAGCTTCCCGTTTGATCGAACGAATCGAAGATCCTTCAAAAAACTGGAAATTCGAAGAGCAGGATGTGAAAGTGCGCGGACAGTGGGACGAGTATATGCAGGCTTATGAAGATTGCATCAATAACACAGCGACAAAGAAAGCACCCTGGTACGTCATGCCAGCAGATGATAAAAAGAATTTGCGATTGACAGTGTCAAAGATCATTGTGGAAGAACTTAAAAAGATGGATATGGCGTATCCTGAGTCGGGGCCCGAACGCTCGGAGGAATTACATCATTTTATTGATGTGATCAATGCACAAAATTCAGCAGGTTAA
- a CDS encoding non-canonical purine NTP diphosphatase, with protein sequence MKLCFATNNLHKLKEIQALLGDQFELVTLSDIGCETDIPEPFETIAENSAAKAKFVWDHYGINCFADDTGLEVTSLHGEPGVYSARYAGPQRNSDDNIDLLLSNLASENDRSARFLTVITLVIDGKYQQFQGTVEGHIIHEKRGSNGFGYDPVFMPDGLTRTFAEMTLEEKSSLSHRARAFAGLAGFLKQL encoded by the coding sequence ATGAAACTTTGCTTCGCCACCAATAATCTTCATAAGTTGAAGGAAATCCAGGCATTACTTGGTGACCAGTTTGAGCTTGTTACCCTAAGCGATATCGGCTGCGAAACGGACATTCCAGAGCCATTTGAAACGATCGCTGAGAATTCTGCCGCTAAGGCGAAATTTGTCTGGGATCATTATGGCATCAATTGCTTTGCTGATGATACAGGCCTGGAAGTAACCTCACTTCATGGTGAGCCTGGCGTCTATTCTGCACGCTATGCCGGGCCTCAGCGAAACTCAGATGATAACATTGATCTTCTGCTGAGCAATCTGGCTAGTGAGAATGATCGCTCCGCGCGATTCCTGACCGTGATTACATTGGTCATTGATGGGAAATATCAACAGTTTCAGGGAACTGTTGAAGGGCACATTATCCACGAGAAAAGAGGCAGTAATGGCTTTGGTTATGATCCCGTTTTTATGCCTGACGGTTTAACACGGACATTTGCCGAAATGACACTGGAAGAAAAATCTTCGCTGAGCCACAGGGCACGCGCATTCGCCGGGCTGGCTGGATTTTTGAAACAATTGTAA
- the gpmI gene encoding 2,3-bisphosphoglycerate-independent phosphoglycerate mutase, translating to MSKKVILIIMDGWGIAKSGEESRSAVLAANTPFYDSIMQKYPHSKLAASGLAVGLPDGQMGNSEVGHTNLGAGRVVYQDLVKINLAVTEGTLGNEPVLTSALDFAKTNNKKVHFIGLVSDGGVHSHIDHLKGLVKIAADRGLTNVFVHAFTDGRDCDPKSGLGFLTELQQTLDQTTGRIASVTGRYYAMDRDKRWERVKLAYDAMVHGEGAHVPSGDVLKAIKDSYETGVTDEFILPIVATNPDGTPIAVIEDGDVVLCFNFRTDRGREITEVLTQQDFHEQNMHKLNLRYITMTNYDDTFKGVDVIFDKDNLNNTLGEVLEAAGKKQIRIAETEKYPHVTFFFSGGREKPFEGESRLLCQSPKVATYDLQPEMSAFGIRDSIVPELEKEEVDFVCLNFANPDMVGHTGVFEAAVKACETVDQCVQAVVTTGLNHGYSSIIIADHGNSDYMLNDDGSPNTAHSLNLVPCVLVDNNYQNPIKDGKLADIAPTILELMGISKPEEMTGISIL from the coding sequence TTGAGCAAAAAAGTAATTCTTATAATCATGGACGGCTGGGGCATTGCCAAATCAGGCGAGGAAAGCCGTTCCGCTGTTTTAGCTGCCAACACTCCTTTTTACGACAGCATTATGCAAAAATACCCGCACAGCAAACTTGCTGCCAGCGGCCTGGCTGTCGGACTTCCTGACGGACAGATGGGAAATTCAGAAGTAGGGCATACCAATCTCGGAGCAGGACGTGTGGTTTACCAGGATTTGGTGAAGATCAATCTGGCCGTTACCGAAGGCACATTGGGTAACGAACCTGTGCTGACCAGTGCTTTGGATTTTGCGAAAACAAATAATAAAAAAGTGCATTTTATTGGTCTGGTTTCCGATGGAGGTGTTCACTCACACATTGATCATTTAAAGGGACTCGTCAAAATCGCTGCGGATAGAGGTTTGACAAACGTCTTTGTACATGCATTTACAGACGGTCGTGACTGCGACCCGAAAAGTGGATTAGGCTTTTTGACAGAGCTTCAACAAACATTAGATCAAACAACGGGACGCATTGCGAGCGTGACGGGTCGCTATTATGCCATGGATCGTGATAAGCGTTGGGAGCGTGTGAAGCTTGCATACGATGCAATGGTGCACGGCGAAGGTGCTCATGTTCCATCCGGTGATGTGCTTAAAGCCATTAAAGATTCGTACGAAACCGGTGTGACGGACGAATTTATCCTGCCTATCGTTGCTACCAATCCGGACGGAACACCAATCGCTGTCATTGAAGACGGCGACGTTGTATTGTGTTTCAACTTCCGGACGGACAGGGGCCGAGAAATCACCGAAGTGCTGACGCAGCAGGATTTTCATGAGCAAAACATGCACAAGCTAAATCTGAGATACATCACAATGACCAATTATGATGATACATTCAAAGGTGTAGATGTGATTTTTGATAAAGATAATCTCAACAATACATTAGGAGAAGTGCTTGAAGCGGCGGGTAAAAAACAGATCCGCATTGCTGAAACTGAAAAATATCCGCACGTCACATTCTTTTTCTCGGGCGGGCGTGAAAAGCCATTTGAAGGCGAAAGCCGCTTGCTTTGCCAATCGCCGAAGGTCGCTACGTATGATTTGCAACCTGAAATGTCTGCATTCGGAATCAGGGATTCGATTGTGCCTGAGTTGGAAAAAGAAGAGGTGGATTTCGTTTGTCTCAATTTTGCCAACCCGGATATGGTGGGCCATACAGGCGTGTTTGAGGCGGCAGTTAAGGCCTGTGAAACCGTTGATCAATGTGTGCAGGCAGTCGTTACAACCGGCTTGAATCATGGTTATTCATCCATTATCATTGCCGATCACGGAAATTCAGACTATATGCTGAATGACGATGGCTCGCCCAATACGGCCCATTCATTGAACCTGGTGCCGTGTGTGCTGGTCGATAATAATTATCAGAATCCAATAAAAGATGGAAAGCTGGCTGATATCGCTCCCACAATTCTCGAATTGATGGGAATTTCTAAGCCAGAGGAAATGACAGGAATTAGTATCCTATAA
- a CDS encoding DHH family phosphoesterase, giving the protein MNQTVEELSSFLSHPQKIIITMHRDPDADALGSSLGWASYLIKKGHEVTVISPTDYTANLRWLAGIEHVLVYEKQADQVKCKNKIAQATLICCLDFSALSRLKDLGKVVEEAPAPKLMVDHHLEPEHFAKWMVWDTYAAATAQLIYKLIKELEGNSPVTEIFDIPMAECLYAGIMTDTGSFRHGNVTPEVHLAVADLMLTGFDSSRVHRLIYDNAPLSRLQFLGYVLSQKLVVLPQYRTAYMVLTEAELQKFNSSTGETEGIVNYGLQVENVVMSAMFIERKGEVKISFRSVGTFSVRDLASTYFNGGGHKNASGGRSEQSVSETVATFLNILPGYQQELLNVD; this is encoded by the coding sequence GTGAATCAAACTGTTGAAGAGCTTAGCTCTTTTTTATCCCATCCACAAAAAATCATCATTACGATGCATCGTGACCCCGACGCAGATGCGCTGGGATCATCATTAGGCTGGGCAAGTTATTTAATTAAAAAAGGACACGAAGTTACGGTCATCAGTCCAACTGATTATACCGCCAATTTACGCTGGCTAGCTGGTATTGAGCACGTTCTGGTTTATGAAAAGCAGGCGGATCAGGTTAAATGCAAGAACAAAATTGCGCAAGCCACATTGATATGCTGCCTCGATTTTTCAGCGCTTTCCCGGCTTAAAGATTTGGGAAAAGTGGTTGAAGAAGCCCCTGCACCCAAGCTCATGGTGGATCACCACCTTGAACCTGAGCATTTTGCGAAATGGATGGTTTGGGATACCTACGCCGCTGCTACTGCCCAGCTGATTTACAAACTGATCAAGGAACTGGAAGGAAATTCGCCTGTTACTGAAATATTCGACATTCCGATGGCTGAATGTCTGTACGCCGGCATTATGACGGATACGGGTTCATTCCGACATGGCAATGTTACTCCGGAGGTTCATTTGGCCGTTGCCGATTTAATGTTGACCGGCTTCGATTCCAGCCGCGTTCACAGACTGATCTACGACAATGCACCGCTGTCGCGCTTGCAGTTTTTAGGTTACGTACTTTCTCAAAAATTAGTCGTCCTGCCCCAGTACAGAACTGCATACATGGTTTTGACCGAAGCGGAATTGCAAAAATTCAATTCCAGCACGGGAGAAACCGAAGGAATCGTGAATTACGGGCTGCAGGTTGAAAATGTAGTCATGTCGGCCATGTTTATCGAAAGAAAGGGCGAGGTAAAAATTTCATTCCGCTCGGTTGGAACATTCTCTGTAAGAGATCTTGCAAGCACTTACTTTAACGGCGGAGGACATAAGAATGCATCGGGTGGAAGATCAGAACAATCAGTGAGTGAAACAGTTGCAACTTTTTTAAATATTCTCCCCGGATACCAACAAGAACTTTTAAACGTTGATTAG
- a CDS encoding FKBP-type peptidyl-prolyl cis-trans isomerase translates to MNLKTIGYAMGVTILAAACNQHKTQVTESGLKYQIFEHEDDARKAKLGDIMTFHFVLKNGTDSTLRDTYKEGAPQKMVLQTPQYKGSFEEGLALLASGDSAKISINADTMFAKIGQPMPPMIKKGSDLNFTVKVVSVLTSEEFQKQLSEAGTKQKAIDAKVIEDYLAKNNLKAKAQKTASGLTYVDDVVGTGESPKAGDNVKVHYTGKLLDGKVFDSSKNGGRPPIDFQVGVGMVIPGWEEGIMLMKKGGKRTLIIPSGLAYGAEGSPGAIPANSVLLFDVELIDFGKAPAQQPGPPTR, encoded by the coding sequence ATGAATTTAAAAACAATCGGTTATGCAATGGGCGTAACTATTCTAGCAGCCGCTTGCAACCAACATAAGACGCAGGTTACTGAATCCGGCCTGAAATACCAGATTTTCGAACATGAAGATGATGCAAGAAAAGCTAAGTTGGGAGACATTATGACGTTCCATTTTGTTTTGAAAAACGGCACTGATTCCACGCTTCGCGATACATATAAAGAAGGTGCGCCGCAAAAGATGGTTTTGCAGACCCCTCAATACAAAGGCAGCTTTGAAGAAGGTCTTGCTTTACTTGCAAGTGGTGACAGCGCAAAGATTTCAATCAATGCAGATACAATGTTCGCGAAAATCGGTCAACCAATGCCTCCTATGATCAAAAAAGGCTCTGATCTTAATTTTACCGTGAAAGTGGTGAGCGTACTTACTTCTGAGGAATTCCAAAAGCAACTTTCCGAGGCAGGCACTAAGCAAAAAGCGATCGACGCAAAAGTAATTGAAGATTATCTAGCTAAGAATAACCTGAAAGCGAAAGCGCAGAAAACAGCATCCGGTTTAACTTACGTTGATGATGTAGTTGGAACGGGCGAAAGTCCGAAGGCGGGTGACAATGTGAAAGTTCACTATACAGGAAAGCTTTTGGATGGTAAAGTATTTGACAGCTCGAAAAACGGTGGCAGACCGCCAATCGATTTTCAGGTTGGTGTAGGCATGGTTATCCCGGGCTGGGAAGAAGGCATTATGCTGATGAAAAAAGGCGGAAAGCGCACTTTGATTATCCCATCCGGACTTGCTTATGGAGCCGAAGGATCGCCGGGAGCTATTCCTGCAAACTCGGTCCTGTTATTTGATGTAGAACTGATCGATTTTGGAAAAGCGCCGGCGCAACAACCTGGTCCTCCAACGAGATAA